TCATCCACACCGAGTGTCTCCACTACTCTTTGAACAAAGTCCCGCATTGCTGGGAATCCACTCCTAGTGCCATCAGATCCATCCAGCAAGAACACGACATCCCTCATGGGAGCCTGACTCTCAACTAGAGAATGTGAATGTTCAGAAAAAGAGTTTTATTAAATGATGCATAGGTAAGGGACAAACAGGACAAAGCTTCTTCTATCACATGAAAGTCATCCCTTTCCCTAATCTCAAACAGCCATTCAAAGAAAGTGGCAATGTGTGCATTGGACTGAGTGCTATCATAGAGAACATTCCTACAGAGGTATGAAATAAATCCAACATGAAAGGCCACGGGAGGCATCTACCTAAAATGTGTAAGCTATCAAATACTCAAATCCTGATATAAGAGACTCAAATGGAACTGATCAAAACCATATTTTTCTTACCTAgtattgttggtattactgttggtGTCATGGTTGTGACCTGTACAATGACAGTGCTCATAGCAGAAAAAAGCTGCTGTTGGACGTTGGGGAGGTCAGTAAATTCAGACACGGAAAGAGCATAACTTGGGTCATAGGATATTTTTTGCAATTCTCTGCTATCAGAGCTCCTTGTTCCAATTCCAAACACCAAGACACCAAGCTCCTTGAGAGCAGACGCTGGTGTATCTACATTGTCAAAGGACCTTCCACCATTCAGCAGTATCAGAATCTGTGGAACACCGTCAAGACGCCTACTTCCGGAGGAGGCAATAAAGACATTGTCCCTGACATACTGGAGAgctgccccagtgttgaggggtcTCCCTCCTTTGTGCCTCAGGCCTCTTACAGTGTTGAGAATCTCTCCTtttgttgtgtatgtgttcagataGAATTGGGCGGCTGGATCTTTACTGTACTGGACCACAGCCACGCGATCTCTGTTCTCATCCACACCGAGTGTCTCCACTACTCTTTGAACAAAGTCCCGCATTGCTGGGAATCCACTCCTAGTGCCATCAGATCCATCCAGCAAGAACACGACATCCCTCCTGGGAGCCTGACTCTCAACTAGAGAATGTGAATGTTCAGAAAAATAGTTTTATTAAATGATGCACAGGTAAGGGAAAAACAGGACAAAGCTGCTTCTATCACATGAAAGTCATCCCTTTCCCTAATCTCAAACAACCATTCAAAGAAAGTGGCAATGTGTGCATTGGACTGAGTGCTATCATTGAGAACATTCCTACAGACGTATGAAATAAATCCAACATGAAAGGCCTCGGGAGGCATCTATAGCTGAAATCACGAATAGCTGGGAATTATTTTCTGGTGTTATCTGATCCATCCAGAAGAAACACAATATCTCTCCTATTTCCGTCATTTCCCACTGTTTCCACTGTCCAATAAACAATAAATTAATGCAAtacataaaaaaattatataaaaaaCATGTGACCTGTTTAAAACTTAAATTATTGATGTTGTTCTTTTCAAAAGACAATCAAGGTTTACAGTAAGTCGCCAGTACAGTTTAATATTTCTTACCAACTCTAGTTTCCTCTTGTGGTCTCACTTGAGCAAGATGTGTCTCcaagtttttctggatgttttgaAGGTTTGCAAAATCAGGGACTGAATAAGAATAATTTGGAAGAGATGATATTGATTGCATTTCAACCAAATCAGTCATCCTTGATCCAATTACAAATGTTACAACCCCCAAAGTCTTGAGTGCCCTGGAAGGACCTCGAGGAGAATCTCTAGATCTGCCACCAGTCACTAGCACTAGGATCTGTTGAGCACCCTCATGACGTCGACTTCCAGCATTATTAGTAAAGACATTGTCCTTCACAAACTGGAGGGCTGTGCCAGTATATTGAGGCCTCCCACCTTTTGGTCTTAGATTTCTGACTGCTGTAAGCACATCATCTCCTGTCTTGTAAGAATTCAGGTTGAAGTTCACTGCTGCACTGTTGCTGTACTGCACAACAGCAACTTGATCTTTTCCCTGGTCCACATCAAACTTTTCCACCACTTTCGCAACAAATTCTCGTATTTCTGTGAATCTACTCCTAACATCATCAGATCCATCAAGGAGGAAAACGATGTCTCTTTTCACACTGGGGCTTTGAACTAGAATGAAAATTCAACTAAATCAGCAAATTGTGCACGGTACATAATATACATTTCATGCTACAGTATAATCTACATACTATATTTTGAAAATGATTGAAAAACAACTTATTATATAATTATTTTCAAAGAAATCGTTTGATATTGTACTCTGTTTCACTCACCTAAGCCTGGTCTTGCTTCATCTTTGTGAGAGACAATTGCTGAGAGTAACTGTTGTCTAACAAGAGAGAGGTCAGAAAACTCTCTGAGAAGATAGGCCTGATTAGGACTGTATGCAATATTCTGCATCTCCGCTCCATCTGCGTCTTTGACCCCAACAGTCAAAAGCACAATTCCAGCTGCCTTCAGACTCTCAGATGGAACCAGAACATCATCCTGGGATTTCTCCCCACTTAGCAGTATCAGGATCTGAGGAATACCCTCTTGGAGTCTGCTTCCAGAGGAGGCAGTAAATATATTGTTTTCAACAAAATCAAGAGCTTCCCCAGTGTTGAGGGACCTTCCTCCTTCAATATTGATGTTGCGTACTTTTGCCATGATATCACTCTTCGATGAGTATGTGTTCAATAGGAAACTAGTGGTGGGTTTGTCACCGTACTGGATCACAGCAACACGTGTTTTGTCAGGCCCAATTTCTAGATGTTCAACAAATTGGCCAAGAAAATCACGTATTGATTGGACACTTTCTCGCATCTTATCAGATCCATCAAGTAAAAATACAACATCAACCCCATCCACCATCTGGATATCTGATGTCAACAAAGTGGAATTGTCTGAAACGAGCAAAAATAATAATTAGgtccatatatactgtacatctgtTCTGAAATCAAATCGTTTTGTATTCAATAGTATGTCAATGCTGCTCTCTAATACTGTGATTTGGAAAACATTCTCAGTAAACTACTGTAAATGTATTACAATATTAAAAAATCCTTAAGTGACAgtgaaatatacactaccgttcaagagTTTGGGGTGATTTATAAATATCCTTATTTTTGATCGAAAAGCACATTTgttcaattaaaataacatcaaattgatcagaaatccagtgtagacattgttaatgttgtaaattactattgtagctggaaacggcagattttcttatggaatatctacataggcgtacagcggCCCATTATAAGCAACcattactcctgtgttccaatggcacgttgtgttagctaatccaagtttatcatattaaaaggctaattgatcattagaaaacccttttgaaattatgttagcacagctgaaaactgttctgctgattaaagaagcaataaaactggctttctttagactagttgagtatctggagcatcagcatttgtgggtttgagtacaggctcaaaatggctagaaacaaagtactttcttctgaaactcatcagtctattgttgttctgagaaatgaaggttattccatgcgagaaattgccaagaaactgaagatctggtacaacgctgtgtactactcccttcacagtacagcgcaaactggctctaaccagaatagaaagaggagtgggaggccctggggcacaactgagcaagaggacaagtacattagagtgtctagaaggctagcatcccggagtcgcctcgtcactgttgacgttgaggcgtctgtttctcaaactagacactctaatgtacttgtcctcttgctcagttgtgctccggggcctcccactcctctttctattctggttaaagccagtttTTGCTTGGATTAGCGAACACAATGTTCCATTGGAAAacaggagtgatagttgctgataatgggctgctgtacacctatgtagatattccataaaaaatctgccgtttccagctacaatagtcatttacaacatttacaatgtctacactgtatttctgatcaattatatgttattttaatggacaaaaaatgtgcttttctttcaaaaacaaggacatttctaattaaCCCCAAACTTGAACAGTAGCGTATCTTAATAATCTTACCAATGACAGTTGAAATATCAGGTGTTTCCTTAACACCACTCATTACAGCAGCCACGGAAGAGTGTATCCCGTCAAGCTTGTTAAAATTGGCAACAGAAAAAGAGTGTGCTGGTGTAAAAGATATGCTTTGTAACTCCAATGTATCAGCATTCCTTGTTCCAAAGCTAAATGTTCTTACTCCATCACCCCTCAATGACTGCGCAGGTCCTCTTAAGTCATTGCTAGATCTCCCACCACTGAAAACAAATAGATATTGAGGCACACCCTCTGCACGTCTGCCTCCAGCTGAAGCAGTAAAGACAGTGTCTCTCACAAACTGCAGTGCTGTGCCAGTGTTGAGGAGTCTTCCAACTTTGTGCCTCATGGATCTTATTGAATTAAGCACATCATTTTTAGAAGAGTATGAATTCAGATAGAAATTGGGTGTGGCATCCCGACTGTACTGAACAAGGGCCACCCGGTCGCCATTTTCCTCCACATTAAGACTCTCCACTACTTTCTCTGCAAAGCGGCGAATCCCAGCAAAGCCAGTTCTAGAGTCGTCAGATCCGTCAATGAGAAATACAACATCCTTTTTGTCAGATTCTGAAATGAAGGTAAAGAATGGTtgcagagagaaaggaaagacacTTTTCTGAGAGGGAACAGAAGCAAGGTCATTGCTAGCATAACCTTCTCTTTTAAGGAGAAACACCTTAGACACACATCTATATTTTTGGCAAAGGACATGTAATAACATAGATAAGATCGTTTACCAGAGAACACATGCCACTACAGAAAAATAGAAATGGCTACAGCTTACCAAAATGCATGGTAGGGGCAGTTGGCACTGGTTGATGGGATGCTTCTGTTAACAATGACAACAATTCTTCCTGAATTGTGGGAAGGTCTTCGAAATCAGTAATAGAAAGGGCGTAATTGGGTTCATGAGATATCGTTTGTAGTTCAAGTGTGTCGGCATCTCCTGTGCCAATACCAATTGAAATTACTCCCATTTCCTTGAGCTTTGTGATGGGGGTTCTGATATCATCTCTAGATCTTCCACCACTCAGCAGTATCAGTATCTGTGGAACACCTTGCAGGCTTCTACTTCCATTGGAGGCAGTAAAGACATTGCCCCTCACGTACTGGAGAGCTGCTCCAGTATTGAGAGGACTTCCTCCTTTGTGCCTCAGACCTCTTACGGCATCAAGAACATCATCTTTTTTTGAATGCATACCCAACTTGAAATTGACCTCTGCTGTGTCACTGTATTGAACCACAGACACATGATCTTTGTTCCCATCTACATTGAGTTTTTCCACGACTCTCTGAATAAAGTCTTGAATATCTGGAAATCTTCTTCGGGAATCATCAGAACCATCAAGTAAAAACACAATGTCCCTCCTGGTATCATTTGATGTATCTATAAGCATTTATAAAATGGTTAATaacattttacatatacatttaggGAATTCAATAAACAGTGAAATGAAATACATCAATATTATACTAACTGAATTGACCAACTACAGCATAACTGATGATTGCAGTCTTACCTATTAATGTTGTTGGcaagttagtagtggtcatttCAACTCTCTCAATAGCAGATACTACTTGCTGTTGAATGTTTGGGAGATCGTTGTAATGTGTAGCAGAGAAAGCATAGCTAGGTTCATATGAAATTGATTGAAGCTCAAGTATATCGGCATTCCTCATTCCAACCACTATTGCCATGACACCAATTTCTTTCAAGTTTGTAACTGCATTTCTAACATCATCATTGGACCTTCCCCCACTCAATAGAACCAGAATCTGAGGGATGCCCTCTTGGCGTCTGCTTCCGGAGGAGGCAATAAAGGCATTGTCCCTGACATACTGGAGAgctgccccagtgttgaggggtcTCCCTCCTTTGTGCCTCAGGCCTCTTACAGTGTCAACAACATCTTCCTTTGTTGTGTAAGTGTTCAGATTGAATTGGGCCTTTGGTTCTCTGCTGTACTGGACAACAGAGACtcgatctctgttctcctccacagtGAGTTTCTCCACTACTCTTTGCACAAAGTCACGCATAGCCTCAAATCCATTTAGAGTTTCATCAGAGCCATCCAGTAAAAAAACAACATCCCGTTGTTTATATTCAGTTTTATCTAGAGATTCAtatgaataaaatgtaatttgcAGTAAAATGATAAAGAAAGATCatgtaaatgtatatttgtgACTAGAATGTGATAGCTACATTTTTCACCAGGCATGCTTAAAATAGAATCATGAATGTACTGAGTAAGACATCCAGCTATTTTCAGCAAGAAGGTAGCAACCTGAAATGTGAGAGATTAAATGGCTAatgaagagaggtagagaaataACTCCTTACCTACTACAGTTGGTTGATAAACTCTTGGCTGACGAGGGACCCTTTTTACAAGTGACAAAAGCTGCTGTTCAATGCTTTCAAGGTCATCGAACCAAGGGACAGAAAGAGCATAGGAGGGGAAACGAGCTATTATTTGGAGCTCTAATATGTCTGCATTCCTTGTACCAATACAGAATGGTACAATTCTGTTCTGTTTCAAAGCAACAGCAGCACCTCCAACATCATCTTGAGATCTGCCACCACTCAGCAGTATCAGTATCTGAGGGACGCCCTCTTGGCCTCTGCTTCCAGAGGAGGAAGTGAAGACGTTGTCCTTTACATACTGCAGGGCTGCCCCAGTGTTGAGTGGTCTACCCCCTTTGTGCTTTAGGCTTCGAATAGAACTTAGAACACTTTGTTTTTCTGGATATGTGTTCAGTAAGAAATGGGCCTCTGGATTTCTGCTGTACTGGACCACAGAAACTCGATCTTTGTTCTCTCCAACATTGATGTTTTCCACTACTCTTTGAACAAAGCCAAGCATTGCTGGAAATCCACTCATAGTATCATCAGACCCATCCAATAGGAACACTATGTCTCTCTGTGCAGCATCTAATTCAACAAAAGAAAACACTGAATGACCTATTTAATAATAAAACCATGACAGATACCAGGCCAGGCAGATATGCATTAATACATGCACAAGGACGGCATATCAATAGAATGTAGTAAACACATGGTCAGAAATATTAACTAACTAATTTTAACTATGATGACTTTCAGGTCATTAGATAGCTCTATAAATATAGCCATGCCTTGTAACCATGTTCATCAATGCAACAATACAAAGAAATAGGAAGTGGAATTAAAGGGATTTAAAAAGGTCTCaaatgacaaaatatttaagaaAGTTGTAGAGCGAGATTTTCAGTTTTAGGAAAAATATGTCAAGATGTGAAATCAAACACTCCTTCCATGAAGGAAGAGGAAGATTGTATGCTTAAGACAGCGGAGAATCTAAGCTAGTGTAAATCAACTAGACAATGATATACTGTATAATTGGTTCAAGAAAGAGCTTAAACTGAAAGGACCAGAAAAGCACAGTTTCCTGATTTTAAACAATCAAGAAAAGCATGACGTTTCTGGAATGTGGAACAAAAAAGCGGGGATTTGGAATTTGTATGCCAATAGAAATGTCTTTGCAAAACAGTAACCCTCCCAGCACCATCTCTGATGTTGTGTTTGTATAATTATGAGTAGGTGTAGAAGTGTAGGTTGAAAATAAATCTGGAAGAGTAGGCAATGCTTCGAAGCTCCTCTTGCCTTACATTTTTCATCCCAATGGCAAAAGAAAGACCCCAAGATGTTTCAGATCAGATGCAGCAGCTGTGACGTCATCATTAGACTCTCCAGCAGTTAACAAAAACAAAATCTGGGGAACCCCTTCCAGATGCCGACTCCCGGACGAGGCAGTGAAAACACTGTCCCTAACAAACTGAAGAGCTGCTCCAGTGTTGATGGGTCTTCCTCTTTTATGCCTTAGGCTTCTAACAGCGTAGATGACAGCCCTTTTGGTTTTGTGAGCTTTAAGGTGGAAGTATTCCAGAGCATCGTCCCTGTATTGCACAACAGCAACTCGAACATTGTCCCCATCAATATCAAGTTCATTGGCCATTCTTCGTATATACTCTCTAATGGCAGGCAATCCATTTCTGGAATCGTCTGAACTGTCAAGGAGAAACACTATATCCCTTTTGCTGCTGTCTGTATCAACTAGGTGGTGAAGATAGATAAAAATGGAATACATTGACGGACAAATATATTATAAAAAAGgcatgtaggccgtcattgtaagtaagaatttgttcttaactgacttgcctagttaaataaaggtaaaaaataaataaaaaggcatgtaaatgtattttttttaacattgttAGGAATGTTTGAAGCTGAATCTGAACACCAAACATATCAGTGGAAAAATACCACTGACAGAAGAAATGACTGCAAAATTACAGTTGTGGTTAGTTGTCTGTCATAATACACATTCACATGCATATCTGCAAGGGTGTATGAGAATCTGGAATGGTGTATGCAGGTTTTGGGAGCACTAAACTACTGTTCTGAAAGGTATCATCACAAGCAGAACAACAAGGAACAATCTTTTCCAAAAAAGTTGGCATAGTTTCTTCATACATGGTTGAGgtaagagataaagagagaacaGAGTGAAATGGGGGGAAATTGTTTTGGTTTAAGAGAATAAAAATCCAATAAATACTCATGCAACTAAATACTAGCACCGTTCACCAAAATGCATAACATGCATCGACATAGCAGGAAATACTCTACTGAGACTATGTTTACCAAAGGCTTAGGTATCCATGTATTTACAATGCTTCAACTTCAGCATTGTTCCAAAGATAAAGAATATGGTATATATCTTGGATTTAGCATACTCAGATCCAAGCTGAAGTTCTTACCTACTAAATCAGGAATCCCAGGTGTCACAGGAGCTACTGATTCTTCGGTGTCTTTCGACAGTCTTTTAAGCGTAGCAACAAGCTGTGGCTGGATTGTGGGCAGCTCAGAGAACTCGGTGACCTGGTATGTGAAACCAGGTTGGAAGGAAATAATTTCCAATTCACGGACATTGGCGTCCCCAACTCCGACCCCCAATGACACAATTTCCAGATCTTTCAGAGCTACAGCAGGGCCCTTAACATCATCTCTGGATTTCTTGCTAGTCAAAAGAATCAGGATCTGGGGCACACCTTCCAGTCGTCTACTGCCAGAGGAGGCAGTAAAGACACGGTGTCTTACAAACTGGAGAGCAGCCCCAGTGTTTAGGCTCCTTCCACCCTTGTGTCTCATTTTACTTACAGCATTAATAATGGCATCCTTTGTTTTGTGAGAGTTCAGATAGAAATGGGCCTCTGGTTTGTCAGCGTACTGAACCACAGaaactctgtctctgttctcctccacagATAGTTTACCCACTATACTTTGAATAAAATCTCGCACTGCTGGGAATCCACTCCTTGTGCCATCAGAACCATCCAGCAGGAATACAATATCTCTTTTCACAGCATCAGTATGAACTGAGATCGCATGAACCGAGGCTAAGACACAACAAACAAGGCATGTTTAGAAGAAAAATACATCACAGCACAAAGAGCATCATCAACACAGAACATGAAAAAAACTTTTACTTACCTTGGTCCAGAATGACCTTCAGCTCTTCCTTGGGAAGGCTCACATAGCTATTGAGCCTTTGTTGTACCATATTGAGCTGGCTGAATTCCTTCACATTGAAAGCAAAGGATGGGTTGTGAGAAATGGCCTCGATTTGCTTAGGGTCTGCATCCTTGACACCAACGGCAAACGGTACCACTCCATTGGTCTTTAAAGCGCCAGCAGATTCCTTCACGCTATCCTTTGACTTGCCTGCGGTCAAAACTATCAAAAACTGGGGGACATTTTGGGCCGCACGGCTACCATGAACCGGGGACAGAATAGTGTCCTTCATGAATTTCAAGGCCATTCCGGTGTTTAGATTCCTTCCACCGGCCAGTCTTAGATCATTAACGGCCCTTAACACTTCAGCCTTATTCTTATATGTATTCAGGTAGAAGTTGGGAGCTGGCCTCTCACTATGTTGGACAACTGAAATCCGTACTCTATCTTGTCCAATATCAAGAGGCTCAATGACTTTGATGATAAAGTCCCGGATGTAGGGGAAATCTGCTCGGACATTATCCGAGCCATCAATCAGGAATGCAACATCCCTCTCGCCTCGAACAACTGCTGTAAGAAAAGAGGAAAGGGAACAAGACCTTCAGTTTTGTCAGTCAATGGCATTATTATGCAGTTTGATCTATATCATTCATAccattttaaatgtttaaatatttaATATCCACTGTTAAATCCAAAATGTACTGATAAAAGCTAAAATACAACATAAAGCTCACCAGGTTCCTTGGTTATTTCAATGTCTGTTACTGAGATGTCTGTGTCGCCGACCACAGTAATCAAAGGAGTCATGATCTGTTCAACAACACTTGGTAGGCTAGAAAATCTGCTTTCATGGTAAGCCAAGTTTGGGACGAAAGCGACCGTCTTCAAGTAGGCCTCATCTGCCTGGCCAGCACTGACTGTGAAGGTCAGTACACCCGCCACAGCCACTTTGTCTGCAATCTTTTTAACCTCATCCTGAGATGGGCCTCCAGTGATCAGGAGAAGCACCTGTTGGACACCCTGCCTCTGACGTGACCCAGTTGAGGCCTGGAACATGTTGGTAAGGGCATAATCCATAGCCGCTCCAGTGTTCAAAGCAGACCCTCCCATTAGCCTGAGCTGACCAACTTTAGCCAGCACATCTtgctttgtgttgtgtgtgttcagGTAGAATTCGATCTTTGGGTTCTCTGCAAACTGCATAAGGCCAATGCGCACCCTGTCGGGCCGCACGTCCAGCAGGTTTACCACGCCGACAATGAAATCCCGCACATATGGAAGATTGGCACCCCCAATGTAGCTAGATCCATCCACCATAAAGACAATGTCTCTGACTACTCTCTGGGTCTGCACTGTTGTAATTTCAACCACTGGGGAAAAAACAGGGGAGAAAAAAACTATCATTACATATATTCTAATATTCAAGTTACAAATATTAGATGTCAATGATTTTGAATAAAGCcctaggtgaggggagttcctaactaatcagtgaccttaattgaTCAATCAAATACAATGGAGGAGTGAAAAACTGCAGAATCTCGGCCCTCCACGGAATGAGTTTAACACCTGTGTCTTTTGGAGTCTTGGGGCAAGAAAATGTCACTTTACATGTGAGGTATACATTTTATGTAAGTAGCTAGTATGAATCATAGTAACAATAGGAGAGGAGCATTACCTGGCTCTGTGGGTCCCTCAGTCACCACAACCCCagatagagtggagaggagagagacaatcATCCCTGGGTTGCGAAGCAATATGCGGAAGTCATTCAGCATGAACACCAAACTCTCATCAAAGGCAATCTGCTTCAGCTCCTGCTCATCGGCAGTCTTAGAGCCAGCGGCCAGGGTCAGAACCCCCATGCGCTGCAGTGCCTCAGCAGCCTGCCCCACACTGTCACTGGACTTTTTACTGGTCATCAACAGCACCAGCTGGGGCACACCCTGCTGAATACGACTCCCCTTGTCAGCCCTCAGCATGTTGGTCCTCACAAAGTCCAGGGCCACCCCGATGTTCACCACTTGTCCCGGTCTTGGCTTGAGTCTTCCCAGAGCCGCATTCAGGTCCTCCTTGGATCCATATGCGTTCAGGTCTATCTCAAGCCTGGCGGCATTGCTGAACTGGGCCACACCTACTTGCACTTGGTCCGGTCCGATTGGCATGGTGTCAACAAACCTTTTGATAAACTCACGAAGAGAGTTGATCGTTGTGGCACCCATAGTGCTGTCAATGAGAAAAATGATGTCCCTTTTTCCCACTTCCAAGGCTGAAAGAGAAAATACAATTACACATGTTAGAGAAAGCTTTGATAAAGCTAACTATTATCAGCTAAATAAAGCTAATAGAGCTGTGATACTCCCTTAATGGTAGCCTAAGTACAGATGCAATTAATTAATTAATGCCATAGTTAACATGAATGAACGCATTCATAAAGCATGCCATGTTTAAGAAAGGCACAAAAAAATGATTTGTTAGAATTCATGTTAGTAAAGGTGTAACATCTGGCGAAGTATGAATTCCTGCAAATTGTGCAAACATAGCTGCACAGCATTCTGGGAATTACAGAATGGTACCATTTTGGAGGTGTTCTAGATTCATTTTATGTTGTgctaccagtggtgtaaagtacttaagtaaaacttATTTGAAGTCATTCTttgggatatctgtactttactattcatatttttgacaaaTTTTACTTCAATAcagtcctaaagaaaataatgtactttttatgcAATAACATGTTTCTTGACACCGAAAAGTACTCTTTAAATTTTAAATGGTTAGTacgacaggaaaattgtccaattcactcacttacCAAAAtaaaatccctggtcatccctactgcctctgatctggtggactcactaaagaCAAATactcgtttgtaaattatgtctgagtattgGAGCTTGCTCCAGACTatccgtaaatgtaaaaaaaacaataaaattgGGCTTTCTAGCTTGCTTACTACAAAATAATTAGAAATTAtatatacttttactttttaaacttaagtatattttagcaattacatttacttttaaaacttaagtatatttaaaaccaaatgttTTTAGACTTTTAgtcaaatagtattttactgggtgactttcacttttacttgagtcattttctattaaggtatcttaacttttactatgacaattgggtactttttccaccagtgTATGAAACTAGTTTAGGAGAAGAGTGTAATTGTGTAATactaataaaatgttatttcTTCACAGGAAGAGATGAAAAGATTTGCAGTAGATCTGTACTTTCGCAAAACTTTTTTAATGTtgactgtactatactgactcTGTTTTACAAATCTTTCACTGAGAGCATTTACCATTTTTGTGTAatgtttgttggtttggcaatgccacCATCAGACAGAAAAATATGCTGAGATTCAAACAGACAGGcttggatgagatctttaaggtcaggctCCCCATCAAGGCTCACAAAATAATTTTAGACCCAACTCACCCCCTGTACCTGGACTGAACTACTCCACTCTGGGTGTAGGTATAGGGCACCCCGCAGCACGAAAAACAGAATTAGACAATACTTTTTGTCAGGTGTCATATCCCTCCTAAAGAgctcgggctaatgttcctatccacccagtaaggccatcAGGGAAGTCTCTTTCATTGgtatacaatatactgtatgtaactgttatgaattttgtattgtcaatttgttgTCTACAGTATGTTAACACCACGTTTAACATGTACATGATactgcaacaaaatttccccatggggacaataaagtcagtaaagtaAAGATCTAGTTAACCGTATACATGGACATCTACTGTATATCCAAGTGGGACAGCAAGC
The DNA window shown above is from Salmo salar chromosome ssa25, Ssal_v3.1, whole genome shotgun sequence and carries:
- the LOC106586070 gene encoding collagen alpha-3(VI) chain — its product is MRKHRMLPLCALLGVLFAGLLPKLDAQEEAQESADLVFLIDGSENVGAANFPRVRDLAMKVIEGLDVGRDTIRVAVALYSADPEVQFFLNTYENKAAVLDAVKTIQFTGSKEANLGAALEKVAESLLSPPSGGRAEEGVPQALVVISAGPSNDDFSAGDRALKAANVITFGVVVGGMATAELETIATDKSFVLSAPDFRAVASMGDQLLPYVNGVTQGTIVVQNEFTEALEVGKRDIIFLIDSTMGATTINSLREFIKRFVDTMPIGPDQVQVGVAQFSNAARLEIDLNAYGSKEDLNAALGRLKPRPGQVVNIGVALDFVRTNMLRADKGSRIQQGVPQLVLLMTSKKSSDSVGQAAEALQRMGVLTLAAGSKTADEQELKQIAFDESLVFMLNDFRILLRNPGMIVSLLSTLSGVVVTEGPTEPVVEITTVQTQRVVRDIVFMVDGSSYIGGANLPYVRDFIVGVVNLLDVRPDRVRIGLMQFAENPKIEFYLNTHNTKQDVLAKVGQLRLMGGSALNTGAAMDYALTNMFQASTGSRQRQGVQQVLLLITGGPSQDEVKKIADKVAVAGVLTFTVSAGQADEAYLKTVAFVPNLAYHESRFSSLPSVVEQIMTPLITVVGDTDISVTDIEITKEPAVVRGERDVAFLIDGSDNVRADFPYIRDFIIKVIEPLDIGQDRVRISVVQHSERPAPNFYLNTYKNKAEVLRAVNDLRLAGGRNLNTGMALKFMKDTILSPVHGSRAAQNVPQFLIVLTAGKSKDSVKESAGALKTNGVVPFAVGVKDADPKQIEAISHNPSFAFNVKEFSQLNMVQQRLNSYVSLPKEELKVILDQASVHAISVHTDAVKRDIVFLLDGSDGTRSGFPAVRDFIQSIVGKLSVEENRDRVSVVQYADKPEAHFYLNSHKTKDAIINAVSKMRHKGGRSLNTGAALQFVRHRVFTASSGSRRLEGVPQILILLTSKKSRDDVKGPAVALKDLEIVSLGVGVGDANVRELEIISFQPGFTYQVTEFSELPTIQPQLVATLKRLSKDTEESVAPVTPGIPDLVGKNFSLDLSMLNPRYIPYSLSLEQC